The following DNA comes from Syntrophobacterales bacterium.
CTCAATATACAGGGCAATGACCCGCGTTTCCGGATCGTCCATCAGATAGGCGATCATTTCGGGAAAGTCAACATTAAGGCGGTTTCCCAGACCGACTATCTTGCTGAAGCCCACGTTCTGCCGCATGGCCAGAAACCCGACCAGATGCGAGACGCCGCCGCTCTGGCTGACGAAGGCGATATTGCCTTTGGGTAGCAACGAGAACTCCGGGGTAAAGGAGGCGTTCAGGTTCAATCGAAGGTTGAGCATGCCGAAGGTGTTCGGGCCGATAACCGGGAGGCCGGCCTTTCGGGCGAACTCGGCCAGGGAGCTCTGGAGCGCGGCGCCCTCGGGATCGTCGATTTCCTTGAAACCGGCGGTGATCAAGACCACCCCTTTCACGTTTTTTTGACGGCATTCCTGAAAGATATCCGGAACCATCTTTGCGGGCAGGACGATCACGGCCAAATCGATGGCGCCGGGAAAATCCCCGAGGGATGAAAACGCATGGATGCCCATAATTGAATCGGTTCCCGGGTTTACGGGAACAATCGTTCCCGTAAACCCGCCTGCGGTCAGGCTTTTCATTACATGGAACCCGAGCTTGTCGGGGTTTGCCGAAGCCCCCAGCACGGCAACCGCACGAGGATTGAAAAGGCGCTCCAGATTTTTCAACATAACTGCCTCGGCCATTGGCTGATCCTCCTGCGATCTTTGGACGAAAATCTTCCCTGGAAATTGGGCGGCAAGCAGTGAACCTTGCGTTCCCGTCTTTCGGCAAGTCCGCATTGCCGGAAGTTACTGCGGACTACGATTTGTCGCTATATAAGGCACGCTACCACTATCCCCGTCAATCTCGCTCTGGCCGTTGCGATGCGGACTCCGGTTTGTCGCTTATGTAAAAAACGCTACTCTCTTATATTGGCGATGCTGCACAAAAAAGTGCATTCCTCCGTGTCGCTCGCGTTTTTCATGCTGTGCGGCTCCAGCGTCGGGAGATAGACGAAGTCGTGGGGGCCCAAAACCTTTTCCCCGGTCGCCTTGTCGTTTTCGTCGTAGGACACAACCAAGAGACGCCCCGACAGGACATAGGTGGTCTGATAATAGGAGTGACTGTGAATCGGCACCTCGCCGCCCGGGCCGACCGTGAAAAAACGCAGCCCGTAATCCGGCGCCGCTTCGGGACCGGCCTTGGAGAGCCACTGTATCCAAACATCCTTTACCTGCTGGAGTCGGCCCTTGTAGGTGATGGTCTCGACCCTTGTTTTAAAGACATCCCTGGCATTCATTGCAATCATGGGAACCCCCTGTATTGTTATAATGCGACTGCTCACTTTAAGCGAGCACGAAGCTGTTCAGCCTGCAGCCTATATGTTCTGAGCAGTTACGTTAGGGAGTAATCAAATTCTTGTCGGTGATCACGCCGAAGTAGCGAAAACGCCCGTCTTTTACTTGCTGCACCTGCACCTCCTTGACAACCTCGCCATTTTTGAAGCCGCGGATGACGCCGGTCAGCCCGTTGTAATCCTTCGTGGCGGCGATTGCGTCGCGCATTGCCTTGCCGTCGGTGCTGCCCGCGCGTTTGATGCCGTCGCAGATGATCATGAACGCGTCATAGGCCGATGCGCCGACCATGTCCGGCTGGATATTGAAGCGGCTCTCGTAGCTCTTCAGAAATTCCT
Coding sequences within:
- a CDS encoding cupin domain-containing protein; translation: MIAMNARDVFKTRVETITYKGRLQQVKDVWIQWLSKAGPEAAPDYGLRFFTVGPGGEVPIHSHSYYQTTYVLSGRLLVVSYDENDKATGEKVLGPHDFVYLPTLEPHSMKNASDTEECTFLCSIANIRE